Proteins encoded in a region of the Rutidosis leptorrhynchoides isolate AG116_Rl617_1_P2 chromosome 9, CSIRO_AGI_Rlap_v1, whole genome shotgun sequence genome:
- the LOC139865571 gene encoding histone deacetylase 14, chloroplastic-like, whose amino-acid sequence MNNPCGLHYRSDSGLFMSIRTKYSAADKTNSLPKVVYSLTTHRPTDHQKKEELDIRRSARVPSILSALEEAKLTPEFRGSEVVQLNNSFRKATLQDITSVHHKYYHLHLEKAVEDVKTSKHKKHSYLFHMVEFNYVTATSYEDSFVAAGAGLSLVDFVVEASKINKNSPVGFALMPPPIHHVCVMGSREGCCYFENAGIAARYAQRVHGLKRVLIIDFDVHFLYTTNHAFYDDPDIFVLSTHCEIACHGKYNETGSKRGKGATLNLPLPDGSGDIAMRNVFDEVIVPCAQRFKPDIIIVSAGFDGHAVDPTGSFQLTTGTYFMLASGIKQLAKDLCDGRCVFFLEGGQSESIVSFSVEESFRAFLGEPSMAPEFEKKYAVFLHDEPSSKIKKAIQKTKKLHSI is encoded by the exons ATGAATAATCCTTGTGGTCTTCATTATCGATCAG ATAGTGGGTTGTTTATGTCCATAAGGACAAAGTATTCAGCAGCTGATAAGACTAACAGTTTACCAAAAGTTGTTTATAGTTTAACTACTCATCGTCCTACTGATCATCAAAAAAAGGAG GAGCTTGACATACGACGCAGTGCAAGAGTTCCTTCTATTTTGAGTGCTCTCGAAGAAGCAAAACTCACTCCAGAG TTTCGAGGATCTGAGGTCGTTCAACTTAATAATAGTTTTAGAAAAGCTACATTGCAAGATATAACAAGTGTGCATCACAAATATTATCATCTTCATCTCGAGAAG gcGGTGGAAGATGTTAAGACTTCAAAACACAAAAAACACAGTTACCTTTTTCATATGGTAGAGTTCAATTATGTCACTGCCACG TCGTATGAGGATTCATTTGTTGCTGCTGGAGCAGGCCTATCCTTGGTTGATTTTGTG GTGGAGGCCTCAAAAATTAATAAAAACTCTCCAGTTGGATTTGCGTTGATGCCACCTCCTATTCACCATGTATGTGTGATGGGATCCAGGGAGGGATGTTGTTATTTTGAGAATGCTGGTATCGCAGCCCGATATGCTCAACGTGTTCACGGACTAAAACGCGTTTTGATCATCGATTTTGATGTCCATTTCTTGTATACCACTAATCATGCATTTTATGATGACCCAGATATTTTCGTTCTTTCAACTCATTGT GAAATAGCGTGTCACGGCAAGTATAATGAGACCGGGAGTAAGCGTGGTAAAGGGGCAACACTTAATTTGCCGTTACCAGACGGTTCCGGTGATATCGCAATGCGAAATGTGTTTGACGAGGTCATTGTACCGTGTGCCCAAAGATTTAAACCGGATATAATCATTGTGTCAGCTGG atttgatgGACATGCTGTAGATCCCACGGGCAGCTTTCAGCTGACAACCGGAACATATTTCATGCTAGCGTCAGGCATTAAACAACTTGCAAAAGATTTGTGTGATGGGCGATGCGTGTTCTTTTTGGAAGGAGGACAGAGTGAGAGCATTGTGTCGTTTTCGGTTGAAGAATCTTTTCGTGCTTTTCTTGGAGAACCGAGCATGGCACCCGAGTTTGAGAAAAAGTATGCAGTCTTCTTGCATGATGAACCATCTAGTAAGATTAAAAAAGCTATTCAAAAGACCAAAAAGTTGCATTCTatttaa